From the genome of Pseudoliparis swirei isolate HS2019 ecotype Mariana Trench chromosome 10, NWPU_hadal_v1, whole genome shotgun sequence, one region includes:
- the fgf23 gene encoding fibroblast growth factor 23 — MDVNGRLRMRDTVLALFLAVLQGFPLGETAPNPSPLVGSNWGNPRRYVHLQTSTDLSNFYLEIRLDGTVRRTTVRSSYSVILLRAETRERVAILGVKSRRYLCLDSEGNPFSSPICLRDDCLFNHRLLENNRDVYFSSRTGILFNLEGSRQVFSAGHNLPQTSLFLPKQNTVPLERLLLHREKRNQVVDPSDPHNAYLGRTEEGSDSRAVPEDDADPEMEVEVEAGDDVRTVCRETPLAPSSNDPWNVHSSNPASPRSTGTMG; from the exons ATGGACGTCAACGGGAGACTGAGGATGAGGGACACGGTGCTGGCGCTCTTCCTCGCCGTCCTCCAGGGGTTTCCTCTCGGGGAAACGGCCCCGAACCCGTCGCCGCTGGTTGGATCCAACTGGGGGAACCCGAGGAGATATGTCCACCTgcagacctccacagacctcAGCAACTTCTACTTGGAGATCAGACTAGACGGCACTGTGCGCAGAACCACAGTCCGGAGTTCATATA GTGTGATTTTACTGAGAGCTGAAACCAGGGAGCGCGTTGCCATCCTGGGCGTCAAAAGTCGCCGTTACTTGTGTTTGGATTCGGAGGGCAACCCATTCAGCTCG CCCATCTGCCTCAGGGATGACTGTCTGTTCAACCACAGACTTCTGGAGAACAACCGGGACGTGTACTTCTCCAGCCGGACCGGCATCCTGTTCAACCTGGAGGGCTCCCGGCAGGTGTTCTCAGCGGGCCATAACCTCCCGCAAACCTCCCTCTTCCTGCCCAAGCAGAACACGGTGCCGCTGGAGCGCCTCCTGCTGCACCGGGAGAAGAGGAACCAGGTGGTGGATCCCTCCGACCCGCACAACGCCTACCTTGGGCGGACCGAGGAGGGCTCGGACTCTCGGGCAGTTCCGGAGGACGACGCTGATCCGgaaatggaggtggag GTGGAGGCCGGAGACGACGTGCGCACCGTGTGCCGGGAGACGCCGCTGGCTCCGTCTAGCAACGACCCGTGGAACGTGCACTCGTCCAACCCGGCCAGCCCCCGGAGCACCGGGACCATGGGCTGA
- the LOC130200639 gene encoding fructose-2,6-bisphosphatase TIGAR B-like isoform X3 gives MFTFSLTLVRHGETQYNRDKLLQGQGVDMPLSEIGLEQGDAVGRYLRDITFNNVFASNLQRAIQTAEIILKNNTHCSGSEMILEPLLRERGFGVAEGRPKDDLKNMANAAGLSCRDYTPPGGETLDQVKLRFKKFLKVLFKQMLDEPGCPEPDASAVASDAVEVEINGTEAAVASAADGLLGAASHALVVSHGAYIRVAVKHLVEDLKSSLPAGVKTSQLFAPSPNTGVARFIFTLSRSECGPVLSACRCVFTNRKDHLENLTAGE, from the exons ATGTTTACGTTCAGTCTCACGCTTGTACGACA tggggaaacaCAGTACAACAGGGACAAGCTGCTGCAAG GCCAAGGTGTGGACATGCCCTTGTCAGAAATAGGTCTTGAGCAGGGTGACGCGGTAGGAAGATACCTCAGAGACATCACCTTCAACAATGTGTTCGCCAGTAACCTACAGCGAGCCATACAG ACGGCTGAAATAATTTTGAAGAACAACACTCACTGTTCCGGCTCGGAGATGATTTTGGAGCCGTTACTCAGAGAGCGG GGTTTCGGCGTTGCCGAAGGGCGTCCCAAAGATGACCTGAAGAACATGGCCAATGCCGCGggcctgtcctgccgggactACACCCCCCCAGGGGGGGAGACTTTAGACCAG GTGAAGCTGCGATTCAAAAAATTCCTCAAAGTCCTTTTCAAGCAAATGTTGGATGAACCCGGCTGTCCGGAGCCCGATGCCTCGGCGGTGGCGTCGGACGCCGTAGAAGTCGAGATAAACGGGACCGAAGCCGCCGTCGCCTCGGCCGCCGACGGCCTCCTCGGAGCGGCGTCCCACGCGCTGGTCGTGAGCCACGGCGCGTACATCCGCGTGGCCGTCAAGCACCTGGTGGAGGACTTGAAGAGCTCCCTGCCCGCGGGCGTGAAGACGTCCCAGCTGTTCGCGCCCTCTCCGAACACGGGCGTCGCTCGCTTCATCTTCACCCTGAGCCGGTCCGAGTGCGGCCCGGTGCTCTCGGCCTGCCGCTGCGTCTTCACCAACCGGAAGGACCACCTGGAGAACCTCACGGCGGGCGAGTAG
- the LOC130200639 gene encoding G1/S-specific cyclin-D2-like isoform X2 — protein sequence MELYCLESDIVVRARPDPNILYDDRVLQSLLTIEDRFLPQCSYFQRVQKDIQPYMRRMVAGWMHEVCEEEKSNEDVFPLAINYLDRFLAVMPTRKSYLQLLGAVCIFLASKLKDCRPLSAEKLCMYTDDSITSRELLDWELVVLGKLKWNMASVIPNDFIEHIIRRLPLPKDKLAMVCKHTQTFIALCATDDRLAMNPPSMIATGSMGAAVCGLQLDHSDQRLSRDNLTDLLAKITNTEVDCLRACQEQIERVLATSLQQGQQYRQESGFRAGNKAREQQDQSSTPTDLCNAV from the exons ATGGAGCTTTATTGCCTGGAGTCGGACATAGTCGTCAGAGCCCGGCCTGACCCAAACATCCTCTATGATGACAGAGTGTTGCAAAGTTTATTAACAATTGAGGACAGGTTTTTACCTCAATGCTCCTACTTCCAGCGGGTCCAAAAGGATATTCAGCCTTATATGAGACGAATGGTTGCAGGTTGGATGCACGAG GTGTGCGAAGAGGAGAAGAGTAATGAAGACGTCTTCCCTTTAGCTATTAATTATTTGGACCGATTTTTAGCGGTGATGCCCACGAGAAAGAGTTATTTGCAGCTTCTGGGAGCTGTGTGCATATTCCTGGCCTCCAAGTTAAAGGACTGCAGGCCGCTGTCGGCAGAAAAACTTTGCATGTACACAGACGACTCCATCACGTCACGGGAACTGCTG gacTGGGAGCTGGTCGTGCTGGGCAAGTTGAAGTGGAATATGGCCTCGGTCATCCCCAATGATTTCATCGAGCACATCATACGCAGGCTCCCCCTCCCCAAAGACAAGCTGGCGATGGTCTGCAAACACACGCAGACATTCATCGCCCTCTGTGCCACAG ATGACCGCCTCGCCATGAACCCTCCTTCCATGATCGCCACCGGCAGCATGGGAGCCGCCGTCTGTGGCCTGCAGCTGGACCACAGCGACCAGAGGCTGAGTCGAGACAACCTGACGGACCTGCTGGCCAAGATCACCAACACGGAGGTG GACTGCTTGAGGGCGTGCCAGGAGCAGATCGAGCGCGTGCTGGCCACCAGCCTGCAGCAGGGCCAGCAGTACCGGCAGGAGTCCGGCTTCAGAGCCGGCAACAAGGCGAGGGAGCAGCAGGACCAGTCCAGCACCCCCACGGAT CTGTGCAACGCGGTTTGA
- the LOC130200639 gene encoding G1/S-specific cyclin-D2-like isoform X1 has protein sequence MELYCLESDIVVRARPDPNILYDDRVLQSLLTIEDRFLPQCSYFQRVQKDIQPYMRRMVAGWMHEVCEEEKSNEDVFPLAINYLDRFLAVMPTRKSYLQLLGAVCIFLASKLKDCRPLSAEKLCMYTDDSITSRELLDWELVVLGKLKWNMASVIPNDFIEHIIRRLPLPKDKLAMVCKHTQTFIALCATDDRLAMNPPSMIATGSMGAAVCGLQLDHSDQRLSRDNLTDLLAKITNTEVDCLRACQEQIERVLATSLQQGQQYRQESGFRAGNKAREQQDQSSTPTDVRDVNL, from the exons ATGGAGCTTTATTGCCTGGAGTCGGACATAGTCGTCAGAGCCCGGCCTGACCCAAACATCCTCTATGATGACAGAGTGTTGCAAAGTTTATTAACAATTGAGGACAGGTTTTTACCTCAATGCTCCTACTTCCAGCGGGTCCAAAAGGATATTCAGCCTTATATGAGACGAATGGTTGCAGGTTGGATGCACGAG GTGTGCGAAGAGGAGAAGAGTAATGAAGACGTCTTCCCTTTAGCTATTAATTATTTGGACCGATTTTTAGCGGTGATGCCCACGAGAAAGAGTTATTTGCAGCTTCTGGGAGCTGTGTGCATATTCCTGGCCTCCAAGTTAAAGGACTGCAGGCCGCTGTCGGCAGAAAAACTTTGCATGTACACAGACGACTCCATCACGTCACGGGAACTGCTG gacTGGGAGCTGGTCGTGCTGGGCAAGTTGAAGTGGAATATGGCCTCGGTCATCCCCAATGATTTCATCGAGCACATCATACGCAGGCTCCCCCTCCCCAAAGACAAGCTGGCGATGGTCTGCAAACACACGCAGACATTCATCGCCCTCTGTGCCACAG ATGACCGCCTCGCCATGAACCCTCCTTCCATGATCGCCACCGGCAGCATGGGAGCCGCCGTCTGTGGCCTGCAGCTGGACCACAGCGACCAGAGGCTGAGTCGAGACAACCTGACGGACCTGCTGGCCAAGATCACCAACACGGAGGTG GACTGCTTGAGGGCGTGCCAGGAGCAGATCGAGCGCGTGCTGGCCACCAGCCTGCAGCAGGGCCAGCAGTACCGGCAGGAGTCCGGCTTCAGAGCCGGCAACAAGGCGAGGGAGCAGCAGGACCAGTCCAGCACCCCCACGGATGTACGTGACGTCAACTTATGA